Part of the Dermatophilus congolensis genome is shown below.
CAACGCGACCCGGCCATCACCCATTAGCGTGGCCCCTGAATACAGGTCGATGCCGCGCATCTGCTTGCCCAGTGGTTTGACCACGATTTCTTCGGTGTCTTCGATGTCGTCAACAACGAGGCCGAAGCGTTGCTGGTCGGCGCGAAGAACAGCGATGAATGTGGTGTCTGATTCGCTGGGCTCTATGTTGAGTTGTTCGCGCAGATACACCAGCGGGAGCAGATCGCCGCGTAGGCGGTAGACCGGGGTGCCCTGAATTGTTTCAAGGCGCTCGGCAGCCTGTGCAGCATCCAAACGCACCAGTTCCAGCAGGTTGACCTGCGGGATGGCGAACATGTTGTCCTGTCCTCGCACAAGGAGAGCCGGGATAATGGCCAGGGTCAGGGGAATTTTGATTCGGGTGGTGGTGCCTTCACCGAATGTGCTGGTGACATCGATAGTGCCGCCGATTTTTTCGATGTTGGTTTTGACCACATCCATACCGACGCCACGTCCAGAGACGTTCGAGACCTTATCGGCGGTGGAGAAACCGGGGCGGAAGATGAGGTGATTGGCGTCGCGGTCAGACATTTTCTCCGCGTCGTCGCGGGTGATCAGGCCCTTTTCAACAGCTTTGGCTTTGACTTTCTCGACGTTGATACCGGCACCGTCATCGATGATTTCAATGTTGACCTGGCCACCTTCGTGGTAGGCCCGCATCGTCAGTACACCTTCGGGGTCTTTGCCTCGGGATTGGCGTACGTCTGGTGGCTCGATGCCGTGGTCACAGGAGTTACGCACCAGGTGCGTCAGTGGGTCTTTGATGGCCTCGAGGATCGTCTTGTCGAGCTCGGTTTCTTTACCTTCGAAATCCACCCGGATCTGGCGGCCTAGGGAGGTCGCTAGGTCGCGGACAACGCGGGGGAAGGTGCGCCACACATGGTCGATGGGCTGCATACGCGTCTTCATGACGCCTTCTTGCACCTCGCTAGCCACGAGCGAAAGCTGGTGCATTGATCGGACGAGCTCTGGGTCATCAGATCGGGCAGCGTGCTGGATAGCTTGGTTACGGGCCAGAACGAGCTCGCCGACGAGGTTGACGAGGCTGTCCAGCAGGTCCACGTCAACACGGATGGAGCTGTCGGCTACGGAGCGTTTGTTCTCGTCGGGTTTCTTAACCTTTGGCGCCGGCTTTTCTGCCTCTGGAGCTGTTGTTTGGGGAGTTTGGGCATCGGCGGCAGCCTGGGCTTGAGCCTCGGCTGCTGCTTTGGCTGCGTCTTGGGCAGCTGTCACTGCGGCTGCTTGGGTGACAGAGAGGTTTTCTTCTGCCGGTGGTTGTTCCGGTTGCGCAGGTACCTCTGCCGCTGGTGGTGCTGTATCTGAGCCTGCAGGGGTGGAGGTTGCTGTTGCTACCGCAACCGCGACTGCCACTTCAGCTTCAGCTGCACCGGCGGCTGCGTCGGCAGATGCTTCAGTTGCGGCTGCCGGGGCTGTTGCCTGCTCCCCCATCGCCAATGTGCCCGCTTTAGCTGCATCGACGACTGCCTGGGCATCTTGGCCATCCAAAATGGCGTGGAGCTTGGCTCGCAGTTCGTGGTACTCCTCGGTACCTTCACTGCCTTCGTTTTCGATTTTTTCCAGCAGGGCACGCACCGCGTCGACCATCTCTAGCAACACGGTTGTCATTGCGGGGTTGAGCGTCATCTCGCCGTCGCGCAGCTTGCTCAGCAGCGACTCACCGGCGTGTGCGACTTTTTCCAGCGTGTGCAACGCAAGGAATCCTGCTGTGCCCTTAATTGTGTGCAGCGTCCGGAAGATGCTGGACAGCAGATCGCGCGACGTCGGATCCTGCTCCAACGCGAGCAAGTCCTGGTCCAGCTGATCCAGGTTCTCGTGGGATTCGACCAAGAATTCTTGGACGATCTCCTCCATGCCTTCCATCGGCAGTCTCCTCGGGGGTGGTCAATGGGAACCGCTCTGCTCATCGGCCCCGGCGACACCGACCTGAGCCACGTTCACCACCAACGTGTCTGACTCGGGTTTGCGGCGGCATTGCTGCAGCGTTTCCGCACCCTCTCTCCCCGTATATATGCCTCGGTTGTATTCGCTGTATATGTTGTTGCACCGAAAATGCTGCCAATACAGGCAGATCGAACCTGACCCTTAGAACGTGATCCCTCAAGTCCGTTGCGACACCGCCGATATGGCGTGTGTCCACACTCATGGGCTCGAGACACGACGGGGTTTCGCCGACGCGGCAATGCTTCCCGCCTCGGCAGATCCTCGAGACCACCCGCTCGGAGGGCGAACCCCGAGACTCACCGAAGGACCGAGAATGCAACTGTTGAGCGACGACGTCGCCGCGATCGTCCAAGAGGTCTGGAGCTCAATGCTCGGACTCGACATCGAACCTATCGGCGAAACCGAGGGCGTTAAAGGCCAGGCCATCGCCGGATCCGTTGGGGTCACCGGCGCTAGCGACTGCCTCATTGCCCTTGAAATGACTGTCGACACCGCCAAGCTTGCCGGAGCGACGATGTTCATGATGGGCCTCGATGAGGTCTCCATGGGTGATGTCACCGACGCCGTCGGTGAACTCACCAACATGATTGGCGGCAACATTAAGTCTTTGTTGCCTGAACCCAGCACGCTGTCGTTGCCGGTCG
Proteins encoded:
- a CDS encoding chemotaxis protein CheX, whose protein sequence is MQLLSDDVAAIVQEVWSSMLGLDIEPIGETEGVKGQAIAGSVGVTGASDCLIALEMTVDTAKLAGATMFMMGLDEVSMGDVTDAVGELTNMIGGNIKSLLPEPSTLSLPVVAQGEPPTMKVIGGETILSQGFACGDGRVSVTVWNRQAK
- a CDS encoding chemotaxis protein CheW, with amino-acid sequence MEGMEEIVQEFLVESHENLDQLDQDLLALEQDPTSRDLLSSIFRTLHTIKGTAGFLALHTLEKVAHAGESLLSKLRDGEMTLNPAMTTVLLEMVDAVRALLEKIENEGSEGTEEYHELRAKLHAILDGQDAQAVVDAAKAGTLAMGEQATAPAAATEASADAAAGAAEAEVAVAVAVATATSTPAGSDTAPPAAEVPAQPEQPPAEENLSVTQAAAVTAAQDAAKAAAEAQAQAAADAQTPQTTAPEAEKPAPKVKKPDENKRSVADSSIRVDVDLLDSLVNLVGELVLARNQAIQHAARSDDPELVRSMHQLSLVASEVQEGVMKTRMQPIDHVWRTFPRVVRDLATSLGRQIRVDFEGKETELDKTILEAIKDPLTHLVRNSCDHGIEPPDVRQSRGKDPEGVLTMRAYHEGGQVNIEIIDDGAGINVEKVKAKAVEKGLITRDDAEKMSDRDANHLIFRPGFSTADKVSNVSGRGVGMDVVKTNIEKIGGTIDVTSTFGEGTTTRIKIPLTLAIIPALLVRGQDNMFAIPQVNLLELVRLDAAQAAERLETIQGTPVYRLRGDLLPLVYLREQLNIEPSESDTTFIAVLRADQQRFGLVVDDIEDTEEIVVKPLGKQMRGIDLYSGATLMGDGRVALILDTMALANASGMISEGSEFNSALEEARARDAKDSASLLVVRLSTGRRVALPLKVVERLEEFPISRIETVGQNQVVQYRGVILPLLRLADDYGSYDQVDADKPLQVVVCQYHGQLFGFVVDQVLDIVEDELAIRTHLDTGGNLGSAVVDEHVTELLNIDTALAGMVAPEPDDLGAYAGGF